Proteins encoded in a region of the Oncorhynchus gorbuscha isolate QuinsamMale2020 ecotype Even-year linkage group LG16, OgorEven_v1.0, whole genome shotgun sequence genome:
- the LOC123999785 gene encoding class A basic helix-loop-helix protein 9-like encodes MSCSSLARLEEFSEEELELSMLGQGENDEVSDGSPVGPLQDSEGSASSPPSDDTEGGQSKKRSRPVRSKARRVAANVRERKRILDYNQAFNALRVALNHDLSGKRLSKISTLQRAINRISALSVFLSSNPPSKPCSHRECHRTAGRSLAVGTVGTSRLEPPRVTVAHRLDSQNYVSCNHTSLPHQIQPQQGTHPHRLPTETHLYIDSLGSSCPPSPHYPCYPAKGQLYPSRGHCGTGNPLEQPPSPIRYTQVGEGLGYQTRGWASCAQGYIDAFMESSPALGLPWQVSHIQETAGPQHSLPLL; translated from the coding sequence ATGAGCTGCAGCAGTCTGGCAAGGTTAGAGGAATTTTCAGAGGAGGAGCTGGAGCTGAGCATGCTAGGTCAGGGAGAGAATGATGAGGTGAGCGATGGCAGCCCCGTGGGCCCCTTGCAGGACAGCGAGGGCTCGGCCAGCAGCCCTCCCAGCGATGACACTGAGGGCGGCCAGTCCAAGAAGCGTAGCCGCCCGGTTCGCTCCAAGGCCCGCCGTGTAGCCGCCAACGTACGTGAACGCAAACgcatcctggactacaaccagGCCTTCAACGCTCTGCGTGTGGCACTCAACCACGACCTCAGCGGCAAGCGGCTCTCGAAGATTTCCACCCTGCAGAGGGCCATCAACCGCATCTCagccctctctgtcttcctcagcTCCAACCCCCCCAGTAAGCCTTGCTCCCACCGGGAGTGCCACAGGACAGCTGGGAGGTCATTGGCGGTGGGAACGGTGGGGACGTCACGGCTGGAGCCGCCCAGGGTGACAGTTGCTCATCGCCTGGATTCCCAGAACTACGTCTCCTGTAACCACACATCACTCCCCCATCAGATACAGCCTCAGCAGGGAACCCACCCTCACAGGCTGCCAACAGAGACACACCTCTACATTGACAGCTTGGGCTCCTCATGCCCCCCTTCGCCACACTACCCCTGCTATCCTGCCAAGGGCCAGTTGTACCCCTCACGCGGACACTGTGGGACAGGGAACCCCTTGGAGCAGCCACCAAGCCCTATTAGGTACACCCAGGTGGGTGAAGGGCTGGGGTACCAGACTAGGGGGTGGGCCTCCTGCGCCCAGGGCTACATTGATGCCTTTATGGAGTCGTCTCCAGCCCTGGGCCTCCCCTGGCAGGTGAGCCACATCCAGGAGACAGCAGGCCCCCAGCACAGCCTGCCCCTACTCTGA